CCGGGCAGATGCCGGCCGAAATGGCGCGCGGCCGCCTTGTGCTGATCGGCTCCTCCTCGCTGAGCATCGGTGACCGTGTGTCGACCCCACTGCACGCCTCCAGCGCCGGTCTGCTGGTCCATGCCTCGATGCTGACTTCACTGCTCGACCGCCAGCAGGGACTGGCGCCGGCGCCGCTGCCCGGCAAAGCCATTGCCTTTGGCTTCGTGCTCCTTATCGTACTGCTGACCAGCTACACGCTGCCGCGTCGCTCGGCCGCCGCCAACACCTTGCTGCTCGGCGCCGGCGCCCTGCTATGGCTGGGCATTGCCTGGCTGCTGGCGCCGCACGACCCCGATTTCGCGCCTGCCGGGCCGCTGTTCTGCTGCCTCTACCTGCTGGCGGTGGCCGTACCTTTCCATTGGGAGTTGGCGCAGCGGCGTTCGCGCCAGCTGCTGGGCACGCTGCGTCAGTACGTGGCCGGTGAAGTAGTCGACGAACTGCTGCGAAGCGACCTTAAGGATCCGCTGGCGCCGCGCCATCTGGAAGTGACGACCCTGGTGGCCGACATGGAGGGCTATACCACCCAGGTCGAGTCACTATCGCTGGAAGATGCGTCGCGCTTGACTACCGACTTCCTGGAGTGCCTGACCGGTCCTGTCCTGGCGCATCGCGGCACGCTCGACAAGTATACCGGCGACGGCCTCGTAGCCTTCTGGGGTGCGCCGCTGCCGAACGCCGAGCACGCCGACCTGGCGCTGGACGCGGCGGCGCAGATTGTGCATGAGGTTGCGCGGTTCTCCAGCCTGCGCATCGCCAGCGGCAAGCCTGCGCTCCGGGTTCGCATTGGCATCGAGAGCGGCGCCGCGATGGCCGGCGACTACGGCACCGCGGCGCGCAGCATCTACACGGCCGTCGGCGACAGCGTGAACACGGCCGCGCGCCTGGAACAGGCCGCGCGCGACTATCCGCATGACGTGATCGTCGGCGAAGGCACGGCCGCCCTGGCGCGCCGCCATCGCCTATTGCCGCTGGGCGAACGCCAGCTGCGCGGCAAGGGCCGGCCGATCCGCATCTATACCCTGGAGCGCAGCGAATGAAGCGCTGGCTCGCCCATGCTGCGCTGGCCGCGGCTCTGTCGCCGTGCCTGACCCAGGCCCAGGCGCCCGCGAACGAACCCGCAGCCGAGCAGGAGATGCTATACCAGTCTGCGCTGCGCTTGCTGGCCGAGGGCCGCCTGGAAGATGCCGCCGCGATGCTGCAGCGCGTCGTCTCGCAGGAGCCGCGCCATGCCGGCGCCTGGCTGGATCTGGCGATCAGCCAATGCGAACTCGGCAACGCGGCCGAAGCGGAACGCCTGTTCAGAACGTTCGAGCAGCGCTTTCCTTCACCACCTGGCATCGCCGAAACTATCTCCCGCTACCGCGCGACCGGCTGCGGCAAGCCGGCGTCGACACGCCAGGGCAGCACATGGCTGCTGGCCGCCACCCGGGGGCGCGACGACAACGTCAACCAGGGCGCGAGCGATCCGCGTTTCACTATCGGCACCGGCAGCGCCCACACCGAATACGAACTGGCCCCCGCTTTCCTGCCGAAACCCGACAGTTTCAGCCAACTGGGCGTTTCTTACCTGCGCCCGCTCGGCAATTCTGGCATCAGCCTCATTGCCCAGGCCTATGGCCGCTGGCACGACCACGAGCGCGCACAGGACACGACTTCTGCGCTCGGCGCCCTCGAGCACACCTGGAAGGCTGGCGGCTGGCGGCTACGCGGCACGGCCGCGCTCGGCTATGTAACCCTCGATGGTATCCTCTACCAGCGCCAGCAACAGCTCCAGGCGCGCGTGACACCGCCGCTGAAGCTCCCCCAAAACGCCGAGTTCGCCCTATACGGTAACCTGAACCACGTAAACTATCCGACCCGCTCTGCGTATGACGGCAACACGCTCGAACTGGGCGGTGTCTATGGCTATCGCACCATGCACGGCTTGTCCCAGGCGACCCTGACGGCATTGCGGGACGATAGCACCAATGGCCGGCCGGGCGGCGACCGCAAGGGCTGGTTCGGCAGCCTGCAATGGTATGGCGAAGTCAATGACCGCTTCTCGCTCGAAGCCGGGCTGACCCACCAGTACTGGCGCAGCGACGACATCTATTCCGCCGGACTGATCGAGACGCTCCGCCTGCAGCAGTCAACGACGCTACGCGCGGCTGGCAACTGGCTGCTGCGCCCGCATACCAGCGTGGTGCTGGAGTGGCGTGGTACTTTCAACCACGAAAATATCTCGCTGTTCCAATATAATAGCCGGGCTCTGCAGCTGAGCCTGCGTTGGGATAATTTTTGAGCGGTATGTCTTTTGAATTGATTGTTTTCCTGGCCGCTGCAAGCACGGTCGCCCTCGGCTGCCTGCTGCCGTCGCACTGGCTGCCTCTGCTTCCGCATGACAAGCTGTTGCATTTCATCGCGTTCGCGGGCCTCAGCACGCTCGCGCTGCGCATCGAACCGGCTTGGCCGCTGCGCACCGTATGGCTGCTGGGCCTGCTGCTGGCCGGACTGGCGATCGAACTCCTGCAGAAGCTGGTTCCGGGCCGCAGTTTTTGCTGGCGCGACATGGGCGCCAACGCGGCGGGCATCGCCGCGACGGCCCTGG
This window of the Massilia sp. WG5 genome carries:
- a CDS encoding tetratricopeptide repeat protein, with the protein product MKRWLAHAALAAALSPCLTQAQAPANEPAAEQEMLYQSALRLLAEGRLEDAAAMLQRVVSQEPRHAGAWLDLAISQCELGNAAEAERLFRTFEQRFPSPPGIAETISRYRATGCGKPASTRQGSTWLLAATRGRDDNVNQGASDPRFTIGTGSAHTEYELAPAFLPKPDSFSQLGVSYLRPLGNSGISLIAQAYGRWHDHERAQDTTSALGALEHTWKAGGWRLRGTAALGYVTLDGILYQRQQQLQARVTPPLKLPQNAEFALYGNLNHVNYPTRSAYDGNTLELGGVYGYRTMHGLSQATLTALRDDSTNGRPGGDRKGWFGSLQWYGEVNDRFSLEAGLTHQYWRSDDIYSAGLIETLRLQQSTTLRAAGNWLLRPHTSVVLEWRGTFNHENISLFQYNSRALQLSLRWDNF
- a CDS encoding CHASE2 domain-containing protein is translated as MRIPGFLCTGLRDIRAQRGLITLVALALGAWLQWHGGATPVTAADEWLRDKFIQLQATTEPERRVLVIDIDESSLAQHAWPWPRARIADLIELALADGALGVGLDILFEKPADTAGDTRLAMLAAHGPVVLAQMFDYLQTGEPLAGGHLVGGAAARGPIGATAAQGYLANHEGFVHARQAGNIGVVPDADGTLRRLPMLTSYRTRVYPTLSLALLQCCGAATTALPPVRAIERIPYSRDWPAYDVVKAGDLLAGQMPAEMARGRLVLIGSSSLSIGDRVSTPLHASSAGLLVHASMLTSLLDRQQGLAPAPLPGKAIAFGFVLLIVLLTSYTLPRRSAAANTLLLGAGALLWLGIAWLLAPHDPDFAPAGPLFCCLYLLAVAVPFHWELAQRRSRQLLGTLRQYVAGEVVDELLRSDLKDPLAPRHLEVTTLVADMEGYTTQVESLSLEDASRLTTDFLECLTGPVLAHRGTLDKYTGDGLVAFWGAPLPNAEHADLALDAAAQIVHEVARFSSLRIASGKPALRVRIGIESGAAMAGDYGTAARSIYTAVGDSVNTAARLEQAARDYPHDVIVGEGTAALARRHRLLPLGERQLRGKGRPIRIYTLERSE
- a CDS encoding VanZ family protein, producing the protein MSFELIVFLAAASTVALGCLLPSHWLPLLPHDKLLHFIAFAGLSTLALRIEPAWPLRTVWLLGLLLAGLAIELLQKLVPGRSFCWRDMGANAAGIAATALVFGLLQVI